A single Fodinicurvata sp. EGI_FJ10296 DNA region contains:
- the nagZ gene encoding beta-N-acetylhexosaminidase, with protein MADPAAILIGCSGATFTAEERRLIARANPLGLILFRRNCADANSIRALTAEFRDLVGRCDAPVMIDQEGGRVQRLRPPEWPDLPAPGRYAELDRCDPQLAAAKIGAHGRIIGLMLAELGITVDAAPVLDLLFDGASSVVGDRAFGSDPHRVAVLGRAMADGLSSAGVAPVMKHLPGHGRAKLDSHHGLPRVDAPLDLLEASDFVPFAALADLSWGMTAHVVYADVDPDLPATLSPTVIQDIIRGKIGFDGLLTTDDLAMGALTGSPNERVARCLDAGCDIALYCDPSPRRLASALEAARPLSRDGLARLKRWQMAASQARPGQWAHEYAEFAPPAASAPDNAASTRADTPVADR; from the coding sequence ATGGCGGATCCAGCGGCAATCCTGATCGGATGTAGTGGGGCCACATTTACCGCCGAAGAGCGACGGCTGATCGCACGTGCCAATCCCCTGGGCTTGATCCTGTTTCGGCGCAACTGCGCGGATGCAAACTCGATCCGGGCGCTTACCGCCGAGTTCCGTGATCTTGTCGGTCGGTGCGACGCGCCCGTGATGATCGATCAGGAAGGCGGCCGGGTGCAGCGGTTGCGGCCGCCGGAATGGCCTGATCTACCGGCGCCGGGACGTTACGCCGAATTGGACCGGTGCGATCCGCAGTTGGCTGCCGCAAAGATCGGCGCCCACGGGCGGATCATCGGTCTCATGCTGGCCGAGTTGGGCATCACGGTCGATGCCGCGCCCGTTCTCGATCTTCTGTTCGACGGTGCCAGCAGCGTCGTGGGCGACCGCGCTTTTGGATCGGACCCGCACCGGGTAGCCGTTCTGGGGCGCGCCATGGCCGACGGTCTTTCAAGTGCCGGTGTTGCGCCGGTCATGAAACACCTGCCGGGGCATGGCCGGGCAAAACTAGACAGCCATCACGGCCTCCCTCGGGTCGATGCCCCGCTGGACCTGCTTGAAGCGTCAGATTTCGTCCCGTTCGCAGCGCTCGCGGACCTTTCCTGGGGGATGACGGCTCACGTCGTGTATGCTGATGTCGATCCGGACCTGCCGGCAACGCTATCCCCGACCGTCATACAAGACATCATCCGCGGCAAGATCGGCTTCGACGGTTTACTGACAACCGACGATCTGGCTATGGGTGCGCTGACAGGTTCCCCGAATGAGCGTGTGGCGCGGTGCCTCGACGCCGGATGCGATATCGCCCTGTACTGCGATCCGTCACCACGTCGTCTGGCCTCCGCGCTGGAAGCCGCCCGTCCCTTGAGCCGGGATGGTTTGGCCCGCCTGAAGCGTTGGCAAATGGCCGCAAGCCAGGCGCGACCCGGCCAATGGGCGCACGAGTACGCCGAGTTTGCGCCGCCTGCCGCGTCGGCCCCGGACAACGCGGCATCGACCCGGGCCGACACACCGGTGGCCGATCGATGA
- a CDS encoding SPOR domain-containing protein encodes MTDYRRRSPTMDGRHDGSDGVPDRQPAPRTNSWYEPEAHAGSGAGDGFDHDGNRHRDQDAGGGPGQAYGQAYGHGEFIDDIDDDDDYDGSENGPWIEPPDDGPAGYRFRLLAGVAAVILIVGGGAFWLFSDDPSIGGLPEDAPLIAAIDGPYKERPVDAGGLEVPHQNRQILQTLGGRHAPDRVESLLPGPEEPVPLPDAVEQPEGEGFAIAGRDGLSDPPVIPETQDVEPFGFNSIPTPAESSPEDGADPAEEPASEPAVGFDGREDQIAALIEQMGILDDAPSGMDPRPVQEGPADQTEPEAGQVPVSPDTDGDRPDDGPEQDSANGQPIAATPDGGFRVQLGSVDSADAARGEWSRLSGRHSDLLGGLSMTVQEADISGRSWYRLQAGPLTREAAEQVCRELESRNAGCIVVSR; translated from the coding sequence ATGACCGACTATCGGCGAAGATCCCCGACAATGGATGGAAGGCACGATGGGTCCGACGGCGTTCCCGATCGTCAGCCTGCGCCCCGTACGAATTCCTGGTACGAACCGGAGGCTCATGCCGGATCCGGGGCTGGAGACGGGTTCGACCATGATGGCAACCGGCACCGGGATCAGGACGCTGGCGGGGGCCCCGGACAAGCTTATGGACAAGCTTACGGTCACGGGGAATTCATCGACGACATTGACGATGACGACGACTATGACGGTTCGGAAAATGGGCCGTGGATCGAGCCCCCGGATGACGGGCCGGCAGGTTATCGGTTTCGCCTGCTGGCCGGTGTGGCTGCGGTTATCCTGATCGTTGGTGGCGGTGCGTTCTGGTTGTTCTCGGATGATCCGTCGATCGGAGGCTTGCCGGAGGATGCGCCGCTTATCGCCGCCATCGACGGTCCATACAAGGAACGGCCGGTGGATGCCGGCGGGCTCGAAGTTCCGCATCAGAACCGTCAGATCCTGCAGACTTTGGGCGGACGTCACGCACCGGATCGGGTGGAGAGCCTGTTGCCCGGACCCGAGGAGCCGGTCCCATTGCCGGATGCTGTCGAACAGCCTGAGGGCGAAGGCTTTGCCATTGCCGGACGCGACGGCCTGTCGGACCCTCCCGTTATCCCGGAAACGCAGGACGTAGAACCGTTTGGTTTCAATTCGATACCGACGCCGGCTGAGAGCTCGCCTGAAGACGGTGCCGATCCTGCCGAAGAGCCCGCCAGCGAGCCGGCGGTGGGTTTTGACGGACGGGAAGACCAGATAGCGGCCTTGATCGAACAGATGGGCATTCTTGACGACGCCCCCTCCGGGATGGACCCGAGGCCGGTCCAGGAAGGCCCCGCCGATCAAACCGAACCGGAAGCCGGTCAGGTGCCTGTCTCGCCGGATACCGATGGCGATCGACCCGATGATGGACCGGAACAGGACTCTGCAAATGGCCAACCGATCGCAGCGACACCCGATGGCGGGTTCCGTGTTCAGTTGGGTTCGGTCGACAGTGCGGATGCTGCGCGCGGCGAATGGTCGCGACTGTCGGGGCGCCATTCCGATCTGCTCGGCGGCCTCTCGATGACGGTGCAGGAAGCTGACATCTCCGGACGAAGCTGGTACAGGCTTCAGGCCGGCCCATTAACGCGGGAGGCGGCCGAGCAGGTCTGCCGCGAGTTGGAGAGCCGGAACGCCGGTTGTATCGTGGTGAGCCGATAG
- the dgt gene encoding dGTP triphosphohydrolase — protein MSGLEWTQLMSKHRVGGEAVQPSDHRYRTAFEIDQDRITWSAAFRSLQDKRQVHGSIVGSDYVRSRLTHTAEIVRVARTIGFLVGERICRRHPELEVDPPTFGHLLAAAAAGHDIGHGPFGHLSEDIASEWWQSSPLGRELRQGLSARMSHELTHWEGNAQGFRILTRIEGWRQTGGLQLTAAALCTYTKYPWTAPEIPGEARPSLRKFGCFEGELPLFREAFEACGLPELAPGHWMRHPLATALECADDCYLVTDLEDGYAVGALSYREVEDLLQPLAGTPRSDYADLESDEKRIVFLRAKAVKTLVNQSVDAFFDNYDTIMDGRFDDSLLTCIPAADVLGGIRQISKPKLYDFQSRVVADLKAERVVRTVLENFAAALYDREVMVDTSAVSIRNQAVLNTIANVERIPLRREAWIRAMMDRIIALTDRAATEQAAILS, from the coding sequence ATGAGTGGTCTGGAGTGGACGCAGTTGATGTCGAAGCACCGGGTTGGCGGGGAGGCGGTCCAACCGTCCGACCACCGGTACCGGACGGCGTTCGAGATCGATCAGGATCGCATCACATGGTCGGCGGCGTTCCGATCGCTGCAGGACAAGCGCCAGGTCCATGGCAGCATCGTCGGCAGCGACTATGTGCGGTCCCGCCTGACCCATACCGCCGAAATCGTTCGCGTCGCGCGCACGATCGGATTTCTGGTGGGCGAGCGTATTTGCCGGAGACACCCGGAACTGGAGGTCGATCCGCCGACATTCGGCCATCTGCTCGCCGCGGCCGCGGCCGGGCACGATATCGGCCACGGACCTTTCGGCCACCTTTCGGAGGATATCGCGTCGGAATGGTGGCAATCCAGCCCACTGGGCCGGGAACTCAGACAGGGTCTCAGCGCCCGGATGTCACACGAACTCACCCACTGGGAAGGCAATGCCCAGGGGTTTCGAATTCTGACCCGGATCGAAGGGTGGCGGCAGACCGGCGGCCTGCAGCTTACCGCCGCGGCGCTTTGCACCTATACCAAGTATCCGTGGACTGCACCAGAGATACCCGGCGAGGCCCGGCCGTCGCTGCGGAAATTCGGATGCTTCGAGGGCGAACTACCGCTGTTCAGGGAGGCGTTCGAGGCCTGCGGCCTTCCGGAACTGGCGCCAGGGCACTGGATGCGCCATCCGCTGGCGACCGCCCTGGAATGCGCCGATGACTGCTATCTCGTGACGGATCTGGAGGATGGTTACGCTGTCGGTGCGCTGTCGTATCGAGAGGTCGAGGATCTTCTCCAGCCGCTCGCAGGGACACCTCGGTCGGACTATGCCGACCTGGAGAGTGATGAAAAGCGTATCGTATTCCTTCGGGCGAAGGCTGTGAAAACGCTGGTCAACCAGTCCGTCGACGCCTTTTTCGACAACTACGACACGATTATGGACGGCCGGTTCGACGATTCGCTGCTGACGTGTATCCCGGCGGCCGACGTTCTTGGTGGGATCCGCCAGATCAGCAAGCCCAAGCTTTACGACTTCCAGAGCCGGGTCGTCGCCGATCTGAAGGCTGAGCGGGTCGTGCGCACGGTGCTGGAAAATTTCGCCGCAGCCCTTTACGACCGTGAAGTTATGGTGGACACAAGTGCAGTGTCGATCCGAAATCAGGCGGTGCTCAATACGATCGCGAATGTTGAGCGTATCCCGTTGCGCCGCGAGGCCTGGATCCGGGCGATGATGGACCGGATCATCGCACTGACCGACCGGGCAGCGACTGAGCAGGCGGCGATCCTGTCGTGA
- the erpA gene encoding iron-sulfur cluster insertion protein ErpA translates to MSDAIQSATAERTDVRTDDGPTTGGRVITISDSAVRRVRQMIERRADDTLILRVSVSGGGCSGFQYGIGFDNAVHEDDLVFERDGVRLAVDDVSLDLLDGSEVDFVEELIGASFQVRNPNAASSCGCGTSFSI, encoded by the coding sequence ATGAGCGACGCGATACAATCGGCAACCGCTGAACGAACCGATGTCAGAACCGATGACGGGCCGACAACCGGCGGGCGGGTCATAACGATATCGGACAGCGCCGTTCGGCGTGTGCGGCAAATGATCGAACGGCGCGCCGATGACACGCTCATTCTGCGGGTCTCGGTCAGCGGTGGAGGATGCTCCGGTTTTCAATACGGAATCGGCTTCGACAACGCCGTCCACGAGGACGATCTGGTGTTCGAGCGCGATGGGGTCCGTTTGGCCGTCGACGACGTTTCGCTGGACCTTCTCGACGGGTCAGAGGTCGATTTCGTCGAGGAACTGATTGGGGCCTCGTTCCAGGTCCGCAATCCCAATGCAGCGTCATCGTGCGGATGCGGTACGTCTTTCTCGATCTGA
- the xth gene encoding exodeoxyribonuclease III produces MSDTRSDKTAETGNSTGNEDSTAGEAVLSIATWNVNSIKARLDGVCRWLVDERPDIACLQELKCETGKFPYDALAELGYAAEVHGQKSYNGVAILHRHTATNVARGLPGDASDSHARYIEADIAGVRVVCLYLPNGNPAMTGESYSEKYRYKLAWLDRLHDRLAALLAEEIPVVACGDYNVIPDAIDCYDPRAWETDALFLPDTRRAFRRIANMGYYDAFRALHPDDAGAYTFWDYQAGAWQHNHGIRIDHALLSPQAVDRLDAARIDSAPRGRDKASDHTPLVITLRRQLADQ; encoded by the coding sequence ATGTCCGACACCCGATCCGACAAAACCGCCGAGACCGGAAACTCGACAGGGAACGAGGACTCAACCGCCGGTGAGGCCGTCCTCTCGATCGCTACCTGGAACGTCAATTCGATCAAGGCGCGGCTCGATGGCGTCTGCCGATGGCTGGTGGACGAACGTCCGGATATTGCCTGCTTGCAGGAACTCAAATGCGAAACCGGAAAATTCCCCTACGACGCGTTGGCAGAACTCGGTTACGCGGCTGAGGTGCACGGACAGAAGAGCTACAACGGCGTCGCAATTCTTCACCGTCATACTGCAACGAATGTCGCACGCGGACTGCCCGGCGACGCCAGCGATTCCCACGCTCGGTACATCGAAGCCGATATCGCTGGTGTTCGCGTGGTCTGCCTCTATCTGCCCAACGGCAATCCGGCCATGACAGGCGAAAGCTACAGCGAAAAATATCGATACAAGCTGGCATGGCTGGACCGGTTGCATGATCGCCTCGCGGCGCTGCTTGCCGAAGAAATACCCGTGGTGGCCTGCGGCGACTACAACGTCATTCCCGATGCGATCGACTGTTACGATCCACGGGCCTGGGAGACCGACGCCCTGTTCCTGCCCGACACGCGCCGGGCATTCCGCCGAATCGCAAATATGGGCTATTACGACGCCTTTCGCGCGCTTCATCCGGATGACGCCGGGGCCTACACGTTCTGGGACTATCAGGCAGGCGCGTGGCAGCACAACCACGGCATCCGTATCGACCACGCGCTATTGTCGCCGCAGGCGGTGGATCGTCTTGACGCCGCCCGCATCGACAGCGCGCCGCGCGGCCGCGACAAGGCTTCCGATCACACTCCCCTGGTCATCACGCTGCGTCGGCAACTCGCGGACCAGTAG
- a CDS encoding TAXI family TRAP transporter solute-binding subunit: protein MAGRFGRFVAAIAVICAPLAGALTVADSAANDLVSFRIGTGGSGGTYFPIGRSMAEGISSLSMSSACDGRDCPPSILAVAQTSNGSVANIESLAEGGLEGGFAQANIVHWAHTGTGMFDGEQPHGDLRAIANLYPEAMHLVTAAEAGITGLAGIEDHRISLDEPGSGTLVDAQYLLAAFEITDDMFNAEYMKADLALERMAADLLDGFFAVAGPPLRSLIASDTLRPGDYRIVPIDGAPARRLLADHPFYTALTIPGGTYPDHPSVETVGIGAQFITHARLPDDIVYEVTRLLWAEETQRRLSAGHRMGGNINLSSALEGLSIPLHPGAARFYREHGLID from the coding sequence ATGGCTGGACGGTTTGGCCGTTTTGTCGCGGCAATTGCCGTCATTTGTGCGCCTCTGGCCGGCGCGCTCACTGTTGCCGATTCAGCCGCGAACGATCTGGTCTCTTTCCGGATCGGGACCGGCGGCAGTGGCGGCACCTATTTTCCCATTGGCCGCAGCATGGCCGAGGGAATATCGAGCCTGTCGATGAGCAGCGCCTGCGACGGCCGGGACTGCCCGCCGTCGATCCTCGCAGTTGCACAGACCTCGAACGGTTCTGTTGCCAACATTGAATCCCTGGCCGAAGGCGGGCTGGAAGGAGGATTCGCCCAGGCGAATATCGTCCATTGGGCTCATACCGGAACGGGAATGTTCGATGGCGAACAGCCGCATGGCGATCTGCGGGCGATAGCCAATCTTTATCCCGAAGCCATGCACCTCGTAACAGCGGCTGAAGCGGGGATAACCGGACTCGCCGGTATCGAAGACCACAGAATATCGCTGGATGAACCTGGATCGGGAACGCTGGTCGATGCCCAGTACCTCCTCGCGGCATTCGAGATTACCGACGACATGTTCAATGCCGAATACATGAAAGCCGACCTTGCGCTGGAAAGAATGGCCGCAGATTTGCTGGACGGGTTTTTCGCCGTCGCCGGTCCGCCTTTGCGCAGCCTCATCGCCAGCGATACGCTTCGGCCCGGCGACTACCGCATCGTCCCGATCGATGGTGCGCCGGCACGCCGGCTCCTGGCCGATCACCCCTTCTATACCGCGCTAACCATACCTGGCGGCACATACCCCGATCACCCATCGGTTGAGACCGTAGGGATCGGCGCGCAATTCATCACCCATGCCCGTCTGCCCGACGACATCGTCTACGAGGTCACGCGGCTTTTATGGGCGGAAGAGACGCAAAGGCGCCTGTCAGCCGGGCACCGAATGGGTGGCAACATCAATCTGTCGTCGGCGCTGGAGGGGCTTTCGATACCGCTTCATCCGGGGGCTGCCCGCTTCTATCGCGAACACGGTCTCATCGACTGA